One genomic window of Ilyobacter polytropus DSM 2926 includes the following:
- the citC gene encoding [citrate (pro-3S)-lyase] ligase, whose product MIYSSEKIHLRNPAEVDEVKKFLKKFQLDFEENIDYTVAIREQGQIVASCSKSKDILKCFAIDPSMQGTGITNILLKSIQDKLFEEGIFHSFIFTKPVYETIFTSLGYKVVEKVDKVVLLEGGMGSIDNELKKIASEYSIDSSKPKTALVMNCNPFTLGHRYLIEQASKNSQEVLLFIVEENKSLFPFKIRYNLVKNGISDLKNVKVIPGGQYIISSATFPAYFLRESGEFLEAYTNLDAKIFANYFCKKFNITKRIVGDEPYCEVTDAYNKALLKTLEKSGVSLETIKRKEGEKKTGFISASKVRESLKTNKGVNTYELSDLIPKVTIEFLLSREGKEIVEKIISSHTRH is encoded by the coding sequence ATGATTTATTCTTCAGAAAAAATTCATCTGAGAAATCCAGCTGAAGTTGACGAAGTAAAAAAATTTTTAAAAAAATTTCAGCTTGATTTTGAAGAAAATATTGATTATACAGTTGCAATAAGAGAACAGGGACAAATAGTTGCCTCCTGTTCAAAATCAAAGGATATACTGAAATGTTTTGCAATTGACCCATCTATGCAGGGAACTGGTATAACAAATATACTTTTGAAATCAATCCAAGATAAACTTTTTGAAGAGGGTATTTTTCACTCTTTTATTTTTACAAAACCTGTCTATGAAACCATATTTACATCTCTTGGATATAAGGTTGTGGAAAAAGTTGATAAGGTGGTTTTATTAGAAGGAGGAATGGGAAGCATTGACAATGAACTAAAAAAAATAGCTTCGGAATATTCTATAGATTCATCTAAACCAAAAACAGCTTTAGTAATGAACTGCAACCCCTTTACTTTGGGACATAGATACCTTATAGAACAGGCTAGCAAAAACTCCCAAGAGGTTTTATTATTCATTGTAGAAGAAAACAAGTCCCTTTTCCCTTTTAAAATCAGATATAATCTGGTAAAAAATGGGATTTCTGACCTTAAAAATGTAAAGGTAATCCCAGGAGGACAATATATTATCTCTTCAGCCACATTCCCCGCATATTTTTTAAGAGAATCTGGTGAATTTTTGGAAGCTTATACCAATTTGGATGCAAAAATCTTTGCAAATTATTTTTGTAAAAAATTCAACATTACCAAGAGAATTGTAGGTGATGAACCTTACTGTGAAGTTACTGACGCTTACAATAAGGCACTTTTAAAAACCCTTGAAAAATCAGGAGTAAGTCTCGAAACCATAAAAAGAAAAGAAGGAGAAAAAAAGACTGGTTTTATAAGTGCTTCAAAGGTGAGAGAGTCATTAAAAACAAACAAAGGTGTCAATACATATGAACTGTCAGACCTTATTCCCAAAGTTACCATTGAATTTCTATTGTCAAGAGAAGGAAAGGAGATTGTGGAGAAGATTATTTCCTCACATACCAGACACTAA
- a CDS encoding AAA family ATPase, whose protein sequence is MKEMYFKIFGNPQIKVDNIVISPSLKRGEALLYYMVVNKRVCRDEIINLFWKDSEKKNARKNLRNLLYKLKQDLGFDLIISINRETLVLNPNIRISSDYNEFMEGIGEYEGSILEDFCDGIYMFSLWKEKLRKKVNYKFLDSILLQLKNNLKNQEFDIAEKLALKIIKIDSKNVRVYFDLMKIYDAKGEDEKVHNIYDKFKSDFDDLLDDNLREDVEKFYKDVFMEKADRVPRVKFDRESFFVRNKELNILKKEYEDFIQNDVKKIVMIHGEAGVGKTHLVNKFFKEVDNEEADIIYYDCSKDDSHKNFKLCKELFYQARECWSSGNVSLSKYFMRSGARIYSFLEKLDENTVLTKEEEDEKLKYIEKSMSQLFGEIKRKFIFVVDNIQWGDKASLFLLEKRIPFLKGKVMFISTVRDEGGPWVKDFLTICLNYDRVKKIDLKRFSTEETFEFIDKYSNNSVSSVVKESIYRESEGNPFFIVEYLENLGKDGTIKEIFTKNISAVLNGNLKGLSDDEYKLLKILSLFNIGLELDTLKKLYDFDKDKLREILRNLILSGIIKEKYGFDEVRYKFKHRKFKEFVYSIIETSEKKGLYKKIREKLGATQVQGEKSFLYSENTNSLI, encoded by the coding sequence ATGAAAGAGATGTATTTTAAAATTTTTGGAAATCCTCAAATAAAAGTTGATAATATAGTTATTTCACCGAGTCTCAAAAGGGGAGAGGCTCTATTGTATTATATGGTAGTCAATAAAAGGGTGTGCCGAGATGAAATTATAAATTTATTTTGGAAAGATTCAGAAAAAAAGAACGCCAGAAAAAATTTGAGAAATTTGTTATATAAGCTGAAACAAGATCTAGGATTTGATCTTATTATATCAATAAATAGGGAAACTTTGGTATTGAACCCTAATATAAGGATCTCAAGTGATTACAATGAGTTTATGGAAGGAATTGGAGAATATGAAGGCAGTATTTTAGAAGATTTCTGTGATGGGATTTATATGTTTAGCCTGTGGAAAGAAAAACTGCGGAAAAAAGTTAATTATAAATTTCTGGATTCAATACTTTTACAGTTAAAAAATAACTTGAAAAATCAGGAATTTGATATAGCTGAAAAACTTGCTCTAAAAATAATAAAAATAGACTCAAAAAATGTAAGGGTATATTTTGACCTTATGAAAATTTATGATGCAAAGGGTGAAGATGAAAAGGTTCATAATATATATGATAAGTTCAAAAGTGATTTTGATGATCTTTTAGATGATAACTTAAGAGAAGATGTAGAAAAATTTTATAAAGATGTTTTTATGGAAAAAGCAGACCGGGTACCTAGGGTAAAATTTGACAGGGAAAGTTTTTTTGTTAGAAATAAAGAACTTAATATTCTAAAAAAAGAGTACGAGGATTTTATCCAAAATGACGTAAAGAAAATTGTCATGATACACGGAGAAGCAGGTGTAGGTAAAACTCATCTAGTTAATAAATTTTTTAAAGAAGTAGACAATGAAGAGGCTGATATTATTTACTATGATTGCAGCAAAGACGATTCACATAAGAATTTTAAATTATGCAAGGAGCTTTTTTATCAAGCCAGGGAATGCTGGTCTTCTGGGAATGTGTCTCTTTCAAAATATTTTATGAGGTCGGGAGCCAGAATATATTCATTTTTGGAGAAATTAGATGAAAATACAGTTTTAACAAAAGAAGAGGAAGATGAGAAACTTAAGTATATAGAAAAATCCATGAGTCAACTATTTGGGGAAATAAAAAGAAAGTTTATTTTTGTAGTTGATAATATTCAGTGGGGAGATAAAGCAAGTTTATTTCTCTTAGAAAAAAGAATACCATTTCTCAAAGGAAAGGTTATGTTTATTTCTACTGTTAGAGATGAAGGGGGACCCTGGGTAAAGGATTTTCTTACTATTTGCTTAAATTATGACAGAGTTAAAAAGATTGATTTAAAAAGGTTTAGCACAGAGGAAACTTTTGAATTTATTGATAAATATTCAAATAATAGTGTCTCAAGTGTTGTAAAAGAGAGTATCTACAGGGAGTCAGAGGGGAATCCGTTTTTTATAGTTGAATATCTTGAAAATTTAGGAAAAGATGGCACTATAAAAGAGATCTTTACTAAAAATATAAGTGCTGTTCTAAATGGGAATCTTAAAGGGCTATCAGACGATGAATATAAATTACTTAAGATTCTATCCTTGTTTAATATAGGCTTGGAATTAGATACCCTAAAAAAATTGTATGATTTTGATAAAGATAAGCTTAGAGAAATTCTAAGAAATCTTATTCTATCAGGAATTATAAAAGAGAAATATGGCTTTGATGAAGTCAGATATAAGTTTAAACACAGAAAGTTTAAGGAATTTGTTTATTCTATAATAGAGACATCTGAAAAAAAAGGTCTGTATAAAAAGATTAGGGAAAAACTTGGAGCAACTCAAGTTCAAGGTGAAAAAAGTTTTTTATATTCAGAAAATACAAATTCACTTATATGA
- a CDS encoding dicarboxylate/amino acid:cation symporter, translated as MKKGKLNLGVAILIAMLLGIVTGAILKEKSVMFAPLGSIFIHLIKMMVIPLVTVSIILGAASLGETKSAGKIGLGTFVYYLSTTAVAVTLGLVFGGIFKPGLGLQEGSLPAQFLDKTGELASRGEIAGFWDTILGIIPTNPLAGLVNGNILQILFFSLFLGIALSKLVKEKREPVISLLESLNEAMIWMILKVMILAPIGVFGLMADAVGTFGYDILALVLKLLIVYTVALALQTFGVYPLFVKLLSKTSPTKFIKKISKAQIVALSTASSMATLPVTFEVCEEELEVSNETTSFVLPLGATINMDGNAIYYALCAMFFAQMYGIELGMTQYIAIIITATIGSIGQAGVPGPSLLVVAVLLAAGLPVQALPLLFGVDRIFDMMRTAVNITGDASCAVIIQNMLDKEEQKS; from the coding sequence ATGAAAAAAGGAAAGTTAAACTTGGGAGTAGCAATTTTAATTGCTATGTTGTTAGGTATTGTAACTGGTGCTATTTTAAAAGAAAAATCAGTTATGTTTGCACCTTTAGGTAGCATTTTTATTCACCTAATTAAGATGATGGTTATTCCTCTGGTAACAGTATCAATTATCTTAGGGGCAGCTTCACTAGGAGAGACGAAATCAGCAGGAAAAATAGGTTTAGGAACATTTGTTTATTATCTTAGTACTACTGCTGTAGCAGTTACTTTAGGACTGGTGTTCGGTGGGATATTCAAGCCTGGTCTAGGACTTCAAGAAGGAAGTCTTCCAGCTCAGTTTTTAGATAAGACTGGTGAACTTGCATCTAGAGGTGAGATAGCTGGATTCTGGGATACTATACTAGGGATCATACCTACCAATCCTTTAGCTGGATTGGTAAACGGAAATATTTTACAAATTTTATTTTTTAGTTTATTTTTAGGTATCGCTCTTTCGAAGCTTGTAAAGGAAAAGAGAGAACCTGTTATCAGTCTCCTTGAAAGTCTCAACGAGGCTATGATATGGATGATATTAAAAGTAATGATTTTAGCTCCTATAGGAGTTTTTGGATTAATGGCTGATGCTGTTGGAACATTTGGTTATGATATACTGGCTTTAGTACTCAAGCTTCTTATTGTTTATACTGTTGCCCTTGCTTTACAAACATTTGGTGTTTATCCGTTATTTGTTAAGCTTTTATCTAAGACTTCTCCTACAAAGTTCATTAAGAAGATATCAAAAGCTCAGATAGTTGCTCTTTCTACAGCATCATCAATGGCTACCCTTCCTGTAACTTTTGAAGTCTGCGAAGAAGAGCTAGAAGTCTCAAATGAAACCACTTCATTTGTACTTCCTCTTGGAGCTACCATTAACATGGATGGTAATGCTATATATTACGCCCTTTGTGCTATGTTCTTTGCACAAATGTACGGGATTGAACTTGGAATGACTCAGTATATTGCTATAATAATAACTGCCACAATAGGTTCTATAGGACAGGCTGGTGTACCAGGTCCATCTCTCCTAGTAGTAGCAGTTCTACTGGCTGCAGGACTTCCTGTACAGGCTCTCCCACTACTTTTCGGTGTTGACAGAATCTTTGATATGATGAGAACCGCTGTTAATATTACAGGAGATGCTTCATGTGCAGTAATTATCCAGAACATGCTAGACAAAGAGGAACAAAAAAGTTAA
- the msrA gene encoding peptide-methionine (S)-S-oxide reductase MsrA has protein sequence MKKIILFFIISIFSFAAEKEAYFAGGCFWCMEPPFEKLAGVLSVTSGYSGGDIENPSYKEVASGKTKHREAVKIIYEDSVVTYPELLEIFWKQIDPTDPGGQFVDRGFQYSSAIFYTTEEQRSQALKSLENLENSKKFEKKIVTDIVKFKNFYPAEDYHQDYYIKNKLRYKFYRYSSGRDQFLNSIWK, from the coding sequence ATGAAAAAAATTATTCTTTTCTTTATAATTTCTATATTTTCATTTGCAGCTGAAAAAGAGGCATACTTTGCAGGAGGTTGCTTTTGGTGCATGGAACCTCCCTTTGAAAAATTGGCAGGAGTTTTATCTGTAACCTCTGGGTATTCAGGTGGAGACATTGAAAACCCATCATATAAAGAGGTCGCTTCAGGTAAAACTAAGCACCGAGAGGCTGTAAAAATAATCTACGAGGATTCTGTTGTTACCTATCCCGAGCTTTTGGAAATATTTTGGAAACAGATTGACCCCACCGATCCTGGCGGACAATTTGTAGACAGAGGCTTTCAATATTCCTCAGCCATCTTTTATACCACTGAAGAACAGAGGTCTCAAGCTCTAAAATCTCTTGAAAATCTAGAAAATTCAAAAAAATTTGAAAAAAAAATTGTAACTGATATCGTAAAATTTAAAAACTTCTATCCTGCAGAAGATTATCATCAGGATTACTATATAAAAAACAAGTTGCGTTATAAATTTTATAGATATAGCTCTGGAAGAGATCAGTTTCTAAATTCAATATGGAAATAA
- the glmS gene encoding methylaspartate mutase subunit S, with amino-acid sequence MEKNGKKVVIGVIGSDCHAVGNKIIDHVLAKQGFDVVNIGVLSPQEDFINAAVETNADAIIVSSLYGHGELDCQGMREKCQEAGLKDITLYVGGNIVVGKQTWEDVEKRFESMGFDRVYAPGTPIEITAKDLKKDLSIAE; translated from the coding sequence ATGGAAAAAAATGGAAAGAAAGTTGTAATAGGAGTAATAGGATCAGACTGTCATGCTGTAGGAAACAAGATTATTGATCATGTATTGGCTAAACAAGGTTTTGATGTTGTGAACATAGGAGTGCTATCTCCTCAAGAGGACTTTATAAATGCAGCAGTTGAAACAAATGCTGACGCTATAATTGTCTCTTCACTTTACGGACATGGAGAACTAGACTGTCAAGGGATGAGAGAAAAGTGTCAAGAAGCTGGACTTAAAGATATTACTCTTTATGTTGGTGGTAACATAGTAGTTGGAAAGCAAACTTGGGAAGATGTTGAAAAAAGATTTGAATCTATGGGATTTGACAGAGTATATGCTCCTGGAACTCCTATTGAGATTACAGCCAAGGATCTTAAAAAAGATTTGTCAATTGCAGAGTAG
- the glmL gene encoding methylaspartate mutase accessory protein GlmL has product MKVYLTIDFGSTYTKLTAIDIDNEVILATSKDITTIEDDIMKGYNKAFESLKNKISKKLNFDEVDFVKKIACSSAAGGLKMFAIGLVPDLTVEAAKKAALGAGARVMKTYSYELSHREMQEIKDSNADIILLAGGTDGGNKECVIHNAKMIADFGIEVPVVVAGNKSAVDEIEVAFRKNKIDYQVAENVLPQLKKLNVEPTREEIRKVFMNKIVEAKGLKNAEELVGDIVMPTPAAVLKAAQVLADGTDEESGLGDIIIVDIGGATTDIHSIGRGEPTQPGVVLKGLEDPYSKRSVEGDLGMRYSALSLLEAAGSKKLRNYLEDPEREIDIKERCLYRHDNIKMVPSSKEDFKFDESMAKAATELAMKRHCGFLECIYTPMGTMYHQIGKDLMEAPYIIGTGGVIVHSENPSHILKAGNFHSSEPIYLRPKNPKFLIDKSYILSAMGLFAQEMPDMAVRIMKKYLVEAN; this is encoded by the coding sequence ATGAAAGTATATCTTACTATAGATTTTGGGAGCACCTACACGAAGCTTACAGCTATAGATATAGATAATGAAGTAATTTTGGCAACCTCTAAAGATATCACCACAATAGAGGATGATATCATGAAAGGTTATAACAAGGCTTTTGAAAGTCTAAAAAATAAAATAAGTAAAAAATTAAATTTCGATGAAGTTGATTTTGTAAAAAAAATTGCATGTTCATCAGCTGCCGGTGGATTAAAGATGTTTGCCATCGGACTGGTTCCTGACCTCACAGTGGAAGCAGCTAAAAAGGCGGCCCTTGGAGCTGGTGCAAGGGTGATGAAAACTTATTCTTATGAACTCAGTCACAGAGAGATGCAAGAGATAAAAGACTCTAATGCAGATATAATTCTCTTGGCAGGAGGAACAGACGGTGGAAATAAGGAGTGTGTGATCCATAATGCAAAAATGATAGCTGACTTCGGTATAGAGGTTCCAGTGGTTGTAGCTGGTAATAAATCAGCTGTAGATGAGATTGAAGTAGCTTTTAGAAAAAATAAGATCGACTATCAGGTAGCTGAAAATGTTTTACCCCAGCTGAAAAAACTCAATGTAGAACCTACAAGGGAAGAGATCAGAAAAGTTTTTATGAATAAAATCGTAGAAGCTAAAGGACTTAAGAATGCAGAAGAACTGGTAGGAGATATAGTAATGCCAACTCCTGCAGCTGTTTTAAAAGCAGCGCAAGTTCTGGCAGATGGCACTGATGAGGAATCCGGACTAGGAGACATAATAATAGTAGATATAGGCGGGGCAACTACAGATATACACTCTATAGGAAGAGGCGAGCCTACACAACCTGGTGTTGTGTTAAAGGGATTAGAAGACCCTTATTCAAAGAGGAGTGTAGAGGGAGACCTTGGAATGAGGTATTCTGCACTTTCACTACTAGAAGCAGCGGGATCAAAAAAACTTAGGAATTATTTAGAAGATCCAGAAAGAGAAATAGATATAAAAGAGAGATGCCTGTACAGGCACGATAATATAAAGATGGTTCCTTCTAGCAAAGAAGATTTTAAATTTGATGAATCAATGGCAAAAGCTGCCACAGAACTGGCTATGAAGAGACACTGTGGATTCTTAGAGTGCATCTACACCCCTATGGGAACAATGTATCACCAGATAGGTAAAGACTTGATGGAAGCGCCTTATATAATAGGTACCGGTGGAGTGATTGTCCATAGTGAAAATCCTTCTCACATATTAAAGGCAGGAAATTTTCATTCAAGTGAACCGATATATCTAAGACCTAAAAATCCAAAATTCTTAATAGATAAATCGTATATACTTTCGGCTATGGGGCTCTTTGCCCAGGAAATGCCAGATATGGCAGTGAGAATTATGAAAAAATATTTAGTAGAAGCTAATTAA
- a CDS encoding methylaspartate mutase subunit E, with protein MKLKFNRWTEEEFMKVREEVLKQWPTGAEVDLDEAVAYHKALPDHKNFAKKLIDAKEKGITLAQPRAGVALIDEHIELLNFLDEKGGADLLPSTIDSYTRQNKYEECERGIIESRRAGRSLLNGFPGVNHGIEGCRKVVESVNLPLQLRHGTPDARLLSEIMIASGFTSNEGGGVSYNIPYAKSVSLERTLLDWQYVDRLIGWYEEQGVSINREPFGPLTGTLVPPSMSNVVQILECLLAAEQGVKNITLGYGQCGNLVQDVAAIKSLREQAEEYCAELGYENMMITTVFHQWMGGFPEDEAKAFGVISNASVTAALSGATKVIVKTPHEALGIPTKEANAEGIKATKMVLNLLEGQNISDSEELNAEVDLIKKEVKAIMDKVAELGNGDLAVGTVKAIEQGVIDIPFAPSMYNAGKMLPARDNQGKIRYLEVGNVPFSQKIVDFNKSALEERAEFEEREVGFQLTVDDIFAVSKGKLIGRPE; from the coding sequence ATGAAGTTAAAGTTTAATAGGTGGACAGAAGAAGAGTTCATGAAGGTAAGAGAAGAGGTACTAAAGCAATGGCCAACAGGAGCGGAAGTTGATCTTGATGAGGCTGTGGCTTACCATAAAGCTTTACCTGATCACAAGAACTTTGCAAAGAAGTTAATAGATGCAAAAGAGAAAGGGATAACCCTTGCACAGCCAAGAGCGGGAGTTGCACTTATTGATGAGCATATTGAACTTCTTAACTTTTTAGATGAAAAAGGGGGAGCAGACCTTCTTCCTTCGACAATAGATTCTTATACTAGACAAAATAAATACGAAGAGTGTGAAAGAGGAATTATCGAATCAAGAAGAGCAGGAAGATCTCTGCTTAACGGATTCCCAGGTGTAAACCATGGAATAGAAGGATGTAGAAAAGTAGTAGAATCTGTAAATCTTCCTCTTCAATTAAGACACGGGACTCCAGATGCAAGATTACTTTCTGAAATAATGATAGCTTCAGGATTCACTTCAAATGAAGGTGGAGGAGTTTCTTATAACATTCCTTATGCAAAATCAGTATCTCTAGAAAGAACACTTTTAGACTGGCAATATGTTGACAGACTGATCGGATGGTATGAGGAACAGGGAGTATCAATAAATAGGGAGCCATTTGGACCGTTAACAGGAACACTAGTTCCACCAAGTATGTCAAATGTAGTTCAAATTCTTGAGTGTCTTTTAGCTGCTGAGCAAGGAGTGAAAAACATAACTCTTGGATATGGTCAGTGTGGAAACCTGGTACAAGACGTAGCTGCAATAAAATCTTTGAGAGAGCAAGCTGAAGAGTACTGTGCAGAGCTGGGTTATGAAAATATGATGATAACTACAGTATTCCATCAGTGGATGGGTGGATTCCCTGAGGATGAAGCAAAAGCATTTGGAGTTATCTCAAATGCATCTGTTACTGCAGCACTTTCGGGAGCGACTAAAGTAATAGTTAAAACTCCCCATGAAGCATTGGGAATACCTACAAAAGAAGCAAACGCAGAGGGAATTAAAGCAACTAAAATGGTTCTTAATTTATTGGAAGGTCAGAATATTTCTGACTCTGAAGAATTAAATGCTGAAGTTGATCTTATTAAAAAAGAAGTTAAAGCTATAATGGATAAAGTAGCAGAATTAGGAAACGGAGATTTAGCTGTAGGTACAGTTAAAGCTATCGAGCAAGGAGTTATAGATATTCCATTCGCTCCATCTATGTATAATGCAGGGAAAATGCTTCCTGCAAGAGACAACCAAGGAAAAATTAGATATCTAGAAGTAGGAAATGTTCCTTTCTCTCAAAAAATCGTTGATTTCAACAAATCTGCCCTTGAAGAAAGAGCTGAATTTGAAGAAAGAGAAGTTGGTTTCCAACTAACTGTAGATGATATATTTGCTGTATCAAAAGGGAAACTTATCGGAAGACCTGAGTAA
- a CDS encoding methylaspartate ammonia-lyase, whose amino-acid sequence MKIIDIVCSEGRTGFYFDDQKAIKNGAVIDGVNYVGEPVTAGFSSIRQAGESISVMFVLEDGQVSHGDCAAVQYSGAGGRDPLFLAADFIPVIMEKIAPKLIGRELTSFRELAEEIDRMEIDGKKLHTAIRYGITQTILDAVAKSRKITMAEVIREEYSTGLEVTRRPIFTQSGDDRKNNADKMIIKGADVMPHALINNVDTKLGKDGSLLKDYVTWLRDRVLSLRTDEDYSPIFHIDVYGTIGMAFDQDIKSQADYIADLAEAAKPFALRIEGPMDVDDRDKQIEALAALTAEVDKRGINVELVADEWCNTLEDIKLFADNKAGHVVQIKTPDLGGVNNIAEAILYCNEKGIGSYSGGTCNETNRSAEVTTNIAMACGALQVLAKPGMGVDEGFMIVNNEMNRVMALVNRRK is encoded by the coding sequence ATGAAAATTATAGATATCGTTTGTTCAGAAGGAAGAACTGGATTTTATTTTGATGATCAAAAGGCTATAAAAAATGGAGCTGTAATCGACGGCGTAAACTATGTGGGAGAACCAGTAACTGCAGGATTTTCAAGCATAAGACAAGCTGGAGAATCTATATCGGTTATGTTTGTTTTAGAAGATGGACAGGTATCTCACGGAGACTGTGCAGCAGTACAATATTCAGGTGCAGGAGGAAGAGATCCTCTATTCTTGGCTGCAGATTTCATTCCTGTGATAATGGAAAAAATTGCTCCAAAATTAATTGGAAGAGAATTGACAAGCTTTAGAGAATTGGCAGAAGAGATTGACAGAATGGAGATCGACGGAAAAAAACTACATACAGCTATAAGATATGGTATCACACAGACTATTTTAGATGCAGTTGCTAAATCTAGAAAAATAACTATGGCTGAAGTTATAAGAGAGGAATACTCAACAGGCTTAGAAGTAACTAGAAGACCTATATTTACTCAGTCTGGAGATGACAGAAAAAACAATGCTGATAAAATGATTATAAAGGGTGCAGATGTAATGCCACACGCACTTATAAATAATGTGGACACTAAACTTGGTAAAGACGGATCACTTCTTAAGGACTATGTGACATGGTTAAGAGATAGAGTTTTATCACTGAGAACAGACGAAGATTACAGCCCTATATTCCACATAGATGTATATGGAACTATCGGAATGGCGTTTGATCAGGACATCAAATCTCAGGCTGACTATATTGCTGATCTAGCAGAGGCAGCAAAGCCATTTGCCCTTAGAATAGAAGGTCCTATGGACGTCGATGACAGAGACAAACAGATCGAAGCTTTAGCAGCTTTAACTGCTGAGGTAGATAAAAGAGGCATAAATGTAGAGCTTGTTGCAGATGAATGGTGTAATACTTTAGAGGATATTAAACTCTTTGCTGACAACAAGGCTGGACACGTAGTTCAAATAAAAACTCCAGATTTAGGAGGAGTAAATAATATCGCTGAAGCAATCCTTTACTGTAACGAAAAAGGAATAGGTTCTTATTCAGGAGGAACTTGCAACGAAACAAACAGATCAGCTGAAGTAACTACTAATATAGCAATGGCCTGTGGGGCACTTCAGGTACTTGCTAAGCCTGGGATGGGTGTAGATGAAGGGTTCATGATAGTTAACAATGAGATGAACAGAGTAATGGCACTTGTCAACAGAAGAAAGTAG
- the citD gene encoding citrate lyase acyl carrier protein, which produces MTINKPSKAGTLESNDIYVMLMPGENGIDIDLESIVEKQFGEDIRRVIIEKLQEMGISSVIVKAQDKGALDYTIKSRIEAAVARGL; this is translated from the coding sequence ATGACTATTAACAAACCTTCTAAAGCTGGTACTTTAGAATCCAATGATATTTATGTAATGCTTATGCCTGGTGAAAATGGAATCGATATTGATCTTGAAAGTATCGTAGAAAAGCAATTTGGAGAGGATATAAGAAGAGTAATAATAGAAAAACTCCAAGAAATGGGAATAAGTTCGGTAATAGTTAAAGCTCAGGATAAGGGAGCTTTAGACTACACGATTAAATCAAGAATTGAAGCTGCTGTTGCAAGAGGACTGTAG
- a CDS encoding HpcH/HpaI aldolase/citrate lyase family protein → MLKLKLRRSMLFMPGNNPGMLQTAVDFGADAIILDLEDAVSLTEKDAARILVREAMKVNDYSSVEVVVRINPLSTPFADEDIDVIARLNPDAILLPKAVPEDVKIIDEKLSKIEEEEGLEKGSIKIHCLVETTYGVETVYETIKASSRIQAVLLGGEDLAADLAVKRTKSSEEIFYARTKVVNACKALKIDAIDTPFTDTNDYSGLRADTEKVKGLGFNGKLSINPRQIDTIHEVYSPSEADINYALRVMYAQDEAEKEGLGVFSLDGKMVDLPVINRAKQTLDVARLIGLIK, encoded by the coding sequence GTGTTGAAATTGAAACTTAGAAGAAGTATGTTATTCATGCCTGGAAACAACCCTGGGATGCTTCAAACTGCTGTGGACTTTGGAGCAGATGCAATAATCCTTGATCTAGAAGATGCAGTATCTCTAACAGAAAAGGATGCAGCAAGGATATTGGTAAGGGAGGCTATGAAGGTTAATGACTATTCGTCGGTAGAAGTGGTTGTTAGAATAAATCCTCTGTCTACTCCATTTGCAGATGAAGATATAGATGTAATAGCGAGACTAAATCCAGATGCTATATTACTCCCAAAGGCTGTCCCTGAAGATGTAAAAATTATTGATGAAAAACTTTCCAAGATAGAAGAGGAAGAGGGATTAGAAAAAGGAAGTATAAAAATTCACTGTCTTGTGGAAACCACTTATGGAGTAGAGACAGTGTATGAAACTATAAAAGCAAGTTCAAGAATACAAGCGGTACTTTTGGGGGGAGAAGATCTTGCTGCAGACCTAGCAGTGAAAAGGACCAAAAGTTCAGAAGAAATATTTTACGCAAGAACTAAAGTTGTAAATGCCTGTAAAGCTTTGAAGATAGATGCTATAGACACTCCTTTTACCGATACAAATGACTATAGCGGACTTAGAGCAGATACGGAAAAAGTGAAGGGTCTTGGGTTTAATGGTAAACTTTCCATAAATCCTAGACAGATAGACACAATCCATGAAGTATATTCTCCAAGTGAGGCAGATATAAATTATGCTCTTAGAGTTATGTATGCACAGGATGAAGCTGAAAAAGAGGGGCTAGGTGTATTTTCTTTAGATGGTAAAATGGTCGATCTGCCTGTTATAAACAGAGCAAAGCAGACTCTTGACGTAGCAAGACTTATAGGTCTTATAAAATAA